A window from Enterocloster bolteae encodes these proteins:
- the deoD gene encoding purine-nucleoside phosphorylase, producing MSLSNTPTPHIGAEKGEIAETILLPGDPLRAKYIAEHFLEDVKQFNGTRNMLGYTGIYMGRPVSVMGTGMGCPSIGIYSYELIHFYGCKNLIRVGTAGALTPDVHVRDMVFAMGACTTSNFVRLLGLPGDYSPVCSYSLLERAVAAARERGLSFHVGNVLSSDMFYAPPKQVQGGMTWADMGVLAVEMEAAALYANAAAAGVNALAVLTISDSMVTGEATSAMERETSFTQMMEVALSLVS from the coding sequence ATGTCATTATCCAACACACCCACACCCCATATCGGGGCTGAAAAAGGAGAAATCGCAGAGACAATCCTGCTTCCGGGAGACCCCCTGAGGGCAAAGTATATTGCGGAGCATTTTCTGGAGGACGTGAAGCAGTTTAACGGGACCAGAAACATGCTTGGCTACACGGGAATCTATATGGGCAGGCCGGTATCTGTCATGGGCACCGGAATGGGGTGTCCCTCCATCGGTATCTATTCCTATGAGCTGATTCACTTTTACGGCTGTAAGAACCTGATACGGGTGGGCACGGCCGGGGCCCTGACGCCTGACGTCCATGTGAGAGACATGGTGTTTGCCATGGGAGCCTGTACCACCAGCAATTTTGTGCGCCTGTTGGGGCTGCCGGGCGATTATTCGCCGGTGTGCAGCTACAGCCTGTTGGAGCGGGCCGTGGCCGCTGCCAGGGAGCGGGGACTGTCCTTCCATGTGGGCAATGTGCTCAGCTCAGACATGTTCTATGCCCCGCCCAAACAGGTGCAGGGAGGAATGACCTGGGCTGACATGGGAGTCCTGGCCGTGGAGATGGAGGCGGCAGCCCTCTATGCCAACGCTGCGGCGGCCGGCGTCAATGCCCTGGCCGTTCTGACCATCTCGGATTCCATGGTCACCGGGGAAGCCACCTCAGCCATGGAAAGGGAGACCAGCTTTACACAGATGATGGAGGTGGCATTGTCACTGGTTTCCTGA
- a CDS encoding DNA gyrase/topoisomerase IV subunit A, whose amino-acid sequence MAEKILRTEYSEEMQRSYMNYSMSVITARAIPDARDGLKPVQRRVLYDMRELHLDHDKPHRKSARIVGDTMGKYHPHGDSSIYETLVVMSQNFKKGMALVDGHGNFGSIEGDGAAAMRYTEARLEKFAEEVYLKDLDKTVNFVPNYDETEKEPEVLPVRVPNLLINGAEGIAVGMSTSIPPHNLGEVIDAVQAYIDNPEVTTQELMEFMPGPDFPTGGVIANKSELPQIYETGMGKIKLRGKFEVELGKRKADKDKLIISEIPYTMIGAGINKFLVDVADLVESKKLTDVVDISNQSNKEGIRIVLELRKDADIDKIKNILYKKTKLEDTFGVNMLAIADGRPETLNLKGILRNFLNFQYENTERKYNVLLQKEMDKKEVQEGLIAACDCIDLIIAILRGSKNLKDAKACLTTGDVTNIHFKVPGFEEDAKKLAFTERQASAILEMRLYKLIGLEILALEKEHRETLRKIGEYKKILGSRAQMNRVIKEDLAAIKAEFATPRRTLIEDGPEAVYDESAVAVQEMVFVMDRFGYCKLLDKSTYDRNQETVDTEQVHVVKCLNTDKICLFAASGSLYQIKAMDVPAGKLRDKGTPIENLSKFDGAKDTIVYLTSAEDMKGRIFVFATKMAMVKQVPSEEFETNNRVVAATKLQEGDELAAVIPVEGETEVVIQTTGGVFLRFALEEISMLKKASRGVRGIRLTKNEELEKLYLIGENPIVDYKGKEVHLNRLKLAKRDGKGSKVRL is encoded by the coding sequence ATGGCTGAAAAGATATTACGGACTGAATACAGTGAGGAAATGCAGAGAAGCTACATGAACTATTCCATGAGCGTCATCACTGCAAGGGCCATCCCTGATGCCAGGGACGGCTTAAAACCGGTACAGCGCCGGGTTCTCTATGATATGAGGGAGCTCCATCTGGACCACGATAAGCCCCACAGGAAATCGGCGCGTATCGTGGGCGATACCATGGGTAAGTACCATCCCCACGGCGACAGCTCCATATATGAGACACTGGTTGTCATGAGCCAGAATTTCAAGAAGGGCATGGCCCTGGTGGACGGACACGGCAACTTCGGCTCCATAGAAGGGGACGGGGCAGCCGCCATGCGTTACACGGAGGCGCGTCTGGAGAAGTTTGCGGAGGAGGTCTACCTTAAAGATCTGGATAAAACCGTGAATTTTGTGCCCAACTACGACGAGACGGAAAAGGAACCGGAGGTGCTTCCTGTCAGGGTCCCCAACCTGTTAATCAACGGGGCGGAGGGCATTGCCGTGGGCATGAGCACAAGCATTCCGCCCCACAACCTGGGCGAGGTGATAGACGCGGTCCAGGCGTACATTGATAATCCGGAGGTGACCACTCAGGAGCTGATGGAGTTTATGCCGGGGCCGGATTTCCCCACCGGAGGAGTCATTGCCAATAAGAGCGAGCTGCCCCAAATTTACGAGACCGGCATGGGTAAAATCAAGCTCAGGGGCAAGTTCGAGGTGGAGCTTGGAAAGCGCAAGGCGGACAAGGATAAGCTGATTATTTCAGAGATTCCCTATACCATGATTGGCGCCGGAATCAATAAGTTTCTGGTGGATGTGGCCGATCTGGTGGAGAGCAAGAAGCTGACGGACGTGGTGGATATCTCCAACCAGTCCAACAAAGAGGGAATCCGCATCGTGCTGGAGCTGCGCAAGGATGCGGACATTGACAAGATAAAAAATATCCTCTATAAAAAGACAAAGCTGGAGGATACCTTCGGGGTCAATATGCTGGCCATTGCGGACGGCCGTCCTGAGACGCTGAACCTGAAGGGGATCCTGAGAAATTTCCTCAACTTCCAGTATGAGAACACGGAGCGCAAATACAATGTTTTACTCCAGAAGGAAATGGATAAAAAGGAAGTACAGGAAGGACTTATTGCGGCCTGCGACTGTATTGACCTGATCATAGCCATCCTGAGGGGCTCCAAAAACTTAAAGGATGCCAAGGCATGTCTGACCACAGGCGATGTGACCAACATCCATTTCAAGGTTCCGGGGTTTGAGGAGGACGCAAAGAAGCTTGCCTTTACGGAGCGCCAGGCATCCGCTATTCTGGAAATGCGTCTTTATAAGTTAATCGGACTGGAAATCCTGGCTCTGGAAAAGGAGCACAGGGAGACCTTAAGGAAGATTGGGGAGTATAAGAAAATCCTGGGAAGCAGGGCCCAGATGAACCGTGTTATCAAGGAGGATCTGGCTGCCATCAAGGCTGAGTTTGCCACTCCCAGGCGCACCCTGATTGAGGACGGACCTGAGGCGGTGTACGACGAGAGCGCTGTGGCTGTCCAGGAGATGGTCTTTGTGATGGACCGGTTCGGATACTGCAAGCTGTTGGATAAGTCCACCTATGACCGGAACCAGGAAACCGTGGACACCGAGCAGGTCCACGTGGTGAAATGTCTGAATACGGATAAAATCTGTCTCTTTGCTGCCAGCGGCAGCCTTTACCAGATAAAGGCCATGGATGTGCCGGCCGGCAAGCTGAGGGATAAGGGAACGCCCATTGAGAATCTGAGTAAATTCGACGGTGCCAAGGATACTATTGTTTACCTGACCAGCGCAGAGGACATGAAGGGCAGGATATTTGTATTCGCCACTAAGATGGCCATGGTAAAGCAGGTGCCTTCGGAGGAATTTGAGACCAACAACCGGGTGGTGGCAGCCACCAAGCTCCAGGAGGGGGATGAACTGGCGGCCGTGATACCGGTGGAGGGCGAGACCGAGGTGGTGATCCAGACAACAGGAGGCGTGTTCCTGCGGTTTGCCCTGGAGGAGATATCCATGCTTAAAAAGGCATCCAGAGGTGTCAGAGGCATCCGGCTGACCAAGAATGAGGAGCTGGAGAAGCTGTATCTGATTGGTGAGAATCCCATTGTGGATTACAAGGGTAAGGAAGTCCATTTAAACCGTCTGAAACTGGCCAAGAGGGACGGGAAAGGCAGCAAAGTGCGGCTGTAG
- a CDS encoding transporter substrate-binding domain-containing protein, which translates to MKKFMALSMAAIMALTVAGCGSKPAETTAAGTTAAETAANADTTAAESAAEEETSAAASGKKYIINTDTTFAPFEFENEKGEMVGIDLDILQAIAQDQGFEYEVVPVGFSAAVTALEAGECDGVIAGMSITDERVQKYDFSEPYYDSGVGMAVLSDSDITSYDQLKDQKVAAKIGTEGCTFAESIAEQYGFEVIQYESSSDMYQAVIAGEAVACFEDYPVIGYEISRGLGLTLPTPMEKGSSYGFATLKGANPELVEMFNKGLENIKASGRYDEILNTYIAK; encoded by the coding sequence ATGAAGAAATTTATGGCGTTATCCATGGCTGCCATCATGGCATTGACAGTGGCAGGATGCGGCTCCAAGCCCGCAGAGACCACAGCCGCCGGCACAACAGCAGCAGAGACTGCAGCAAACGCGGATACCACGGCAGCTGAATCAGCAGCAGAAGAGGAAACCAGCGCGGCGGCCTCAGGCAAGAAGTACATCATCAACACAGATACCACCTTTGCCCCTTTTGAGTTTGAGAATGAAAAGGGAGAGATGGTAGGCATTGACCTGGATATTTTACAGGCAATTGCCCAGGACCAGGGCTTTGAATATGAGGTGGTTCCGGTGGGATTCTCCGCAGCTGTAACTGCCCTGGAGGCCGGTGAGTGCGACGGCGTGATTGCAGGCATGTCCATCACCGATGAGAGGGTGCAGAAATATGATTTCTCAGAGCCCTACTATGATTCCGGCGTAGGCATGGCTGTCCTGTCTGATTCCGATATCACCTCCTATGACCAGTTAAAGGACCAGAAGGTGGCTGCCAAGATTGGTACCGAGGGATGTACCTTTGCAGAGTCCATTGCAGAGCAGTATGGTTTTGAGGTAATACAGTACGAGAGCTCATCTGACATGTATCAGGCCGTTATAGCAGGAGAGGCAGTTGCCTGCTTTGAGGATTACCCTGTTATCGGTTATGAAATTTCCAGGGGACTGGGCCTCACCCTTCCCACACCCATGGAGAAAGGTTCCTCCTATGGTTTCGCGACCTTAAAGGGCGCAAATCCGGAACTGGTGGAGATGTTCAACAAGGGACTGGAGAACATCAAGGCAAGCGGCAGATACGATGAGATATTGAATACATACATTGCAAAATAG
- a CDS encoding aldose epimerase family protein, whose product MAIEKNSFGKMPDGTEVYKYTLTNKNGVSASFITLGGVWVSMVVPDKDGSMADVVLGYDDLDSYRRNPAHFGAPIGRNANRIGGAVITIDGKDYKLEANNGPNNLHSGPDLYHDRVWDCAASETEAGSRLDFYLESPDGDQGYPGNARITVSYTLTDEDSLVLDYHMVCDKDTVANFTNHSYFNLAGHDSGDVMKQEVWLNASRYTPADEVSIPTGEIAPVAGTPMDFTEMKAIGRDIGADFEALVFGKGYDHNWVLDKEEGELALAAKAMDPASGRVLECYTDLPGIQFYTANFLQDEMPGKGNARYDYRHAFCFETQYFPDAVHKPQFPSPLLKAGDEYRTRTVYQFLVKQA is encoded by the coding sequence ATGGCAATCGAGAAAAATTCATTCGGGAAAATGCCCGATGGTACAGAGGTTTACAAGTATACGCTGACCAATAAGAATGGGGTATCTGCTTCGTTCATCACTCTGGGAGGCGTGTGGGTTTCCATGGTGGTGCCTGATAAGGACGGCAGCATGGCGGATGTGGTGCTGGGATACGATGATTTGGACAGCTACCGCAGGAATCCTGCCCACTTCGGCGCGCCCATCGGCCGCAATGCCAACCGGATTGGCGGAGCTGTTATCACCATAGACGGTAAGGATTATAAGCTGGAGGCCAACAACGGCCCCAACAACCTTCACAGCGGACCGGACCTGTACCACGACAGGGTCTGGGACTGCGCCGCCTCAGAGACAGAGGCAGGCAGCAGGCTGGACTTTTATCTGGAGAGCCCGGACGGCGATCAGGGATATCCGGGCAATGCCAGGATCACGGTGAGCTATACCCTGACAGATGAGGACAGTCTTGTGCTGGATTATCATATGGTCTGCGATAAGGATACGGTTGCCAATTTCACCAACCACAGCTATTTTAACCTGGCAGGACATGACAGCGGCGACGTGATGAAGCAGGAGGTGTGGCTTAACGCGTCCCGGTATACACCGGCGGACGAGGTTTCCATTCCAACGGGAGAGATTGCTCCTGTGGCTGGAACGCCCATGGACTTTACAGAGATGAAGGCCATTGGAAGGGATATAGGCGCTGATTTTGAGGCCCTGGTATTCGGAAAGGGATATGACCACAACTGGGTGCTGGATAAAGAAGAAGGAGAACTGGCCCTGGCTGCAAAGGCCATGGACCCGGCCAGCGGCCGGGTGCTGGAATGTTATACGGACCTGCCCGGAATCCAGTTTTATACAGCTAATTTCCTGCAGGATGAGATGCCGGGAAAGGGCAATGCCCGCTATGATTACCGCCACGCCTTCTGTTTTGAGACCCAGTATTTTCCGGACGCGGTCCACAAGCCACAGTTCCCGTCCCCCTTGCTGAAAGCAGGGGACGAGTACAGAACCAGGACCGTCTATCAATTTTTGGTTAAACAGGCGTGA
- a CDS encoding amino acid ABC transporter permease translates to MQIVNIITQYYPSFFKALGITLQMTVISLLCATVLGVIFGLFKVSDFKVLKLVADVYIDIIRGTPLLVQVMIMMYGVGSVLKPYGFQWSNIGGAFTAGCVALSLNAGAYMAEIIRGGIEAVDKGQMEAARSLGLSYGKAMRKVILPQAFRTMLPSIINQFIISLKDTSLVSVIGPRELTQNGKIIAANSASMVMPIWICVALFYLVVCTILSRIAKYVERRVSYGK, encoded by the coding sequence ATGCAGATTGTAAACATCATAACACAGTATTACCCATCATTTTTTAAGGCTCTGGGAATCACCCTGCAGATGACCGTGATATCTCTGCTCTGCGCCACGGTTCTGGGCGTTATTTTCGGCCTGTTCAAGGTCTCGGATTTTAAGGTACTAAAACTCGTTGCCGATGTCTATATTGACATTATCCGCGGAACACCCCTGCTGGTACAGGTCATGATTATGATGTACGGTGTGGGAAGCGTCCTGAAGCCATATGGTTTCCAGTGGAGCAATATAGGCGGCGCCTTTACGGCGGGCTGCGTGGCCCTGAGCCTTAATGCAGGCGCTTATATGGCGGAAATCATCCGCGGAGGAATTGAGGCTGTTGACAAGGGACAGATGGAAGCAGCCAGAAGCCTGGGACTTTCCTACGGCAAGGCCATGCGCAAGGTAATTCTGCCCCAGGCATTCAGGACCATGCTGCCCTCCATTATCAACCAGTTTATCATCTCCCTGAAGGATACATCCCTTGTGTCTGTCATCGGACCCAGGGAGCTGACCCAGAACGGCAAGATTATTGCAGCCAATTCAGCTTCCATGGTTATGCCCATCTGGATCTGCGTGGCCCTGTTTTATCTGGTAGTCTGCACGATTCTGTCCAGGATTGCCAAGTATGTGGAGAGGAGAGTGTCCTATGGAAAATAA
- a CDS encoding DNA gyrase/topoisomerase IV subunit B: MAKEQYNADSITVLEGLEAVRKRPGMYIGGVGSKGLNHLIYEIIDNAVDEHLAGFCSSVWVTLEADGSCTVRDNGRGIPVGLHKKGISAARIVLSTLHAGGKFDNDAYKTSGGLHGVGSSVVNALSAHMDLKVYRDGCIYHDEYEKGRPVIKLENGLLPVIGKTRETGTCINFLPDGDIFEKTRFKAEWLKSRLHETAYLNPNLTLYYENKRPGEGEKVAFHEPEGIVAYVRELNSGKTPVHDPIYFKGTVDKVEVEAAIQFVDTFEENILGFCNNIFTQEGGTHLAGFKTKFTALINSYAREIGILKDKDTNFTGADTRNGMTAVIAVKHPDPIFEGQTKTKLASADATKAVFTVTGDELQLYFDRNVEVLKGVIGCAEKSAKIRRAEEKAKTNMLTKSKFSFDSNGKLANCESRDASRCEIFIVEGDSAGGSAKTARNRQYQAILPIRGKILNVEKASMDKVLANAEIKTMINTFGCGFSEGYGNDFDITKLRYDKIILMTDADVDGSHIDTLLLTFLYRFMPELIYDGHVYIAMPPLFKVIPKRGEEQYLYDEKELERYRKTHTGDFTLQRYKGLGEMDAEQLWETTLDPERRVLKRVEIEDARMATEITEMLMGTEVGPRRQFIYEHADEAEIDA, translated from the coding sequence ATGGCAAAGGAACAATATAACGCGGACAGTATTACGGTGCTGGAAGGATTGGAGGCGGTCCGTAAGCGTCCTGGTATGTATATAGGAGGTGTGGGCTCCAAGGGGTTAAACCATCTGATTTATGAAATCATTGATAACGCGGTGGATGAGCACCTGGCCGGATTCTGCAGCAGTGTGTGGGTGACATTGGAAGCCGACGGTTCCTGCACGGTCCGTGATAACGGCCGCGGTATTCCGGTGGGGCTTCACAAAAAGGGCATATCAGCAGCCAGAATCGTACTGTCCACCCTTCATGCAGGCGGTAAATTCGATAACGACGCTTATAAGACCAGCGGAGGACTTCACGGTGTGGGTTCCTCCGTAGTTAATGCCCTGTCGGCCCATATGGACCTTAAGGTTTACAGGGACGGCTGCATCTATCACGATGAATATGAAAAGGGACGTCCTGTCATCAAGCTGGAGAACGGACTTCTCCCTGTGATTGGAAAGACGAGGGAGACCGGTACCTGCATCAATTTCCTGCCTGACGGCGATATATTTGAGAAAACCCGTTTCAAGGCGGAGTGGCTTAAAAGCCGCCTGCACGAAACAGCATACTTAAATCCCAACCTGACCCTTTATTATGAAAACAAGCGGCCCGGAGAGGGAGAGAAGGTGGCCTTCCATGAGCCGGAGGGCATTGTTGCCTATGTGCGGGAGCTGAACTCCGGCAAAACGCCGGTACACGACCCCATCTATTTCAAGGGAACCGTGGACAAGGTGGAGGTGGAGGCCGCCATCCAGTTCGTGGACACATTTGAGGAGAACATACTTGGCTTCTGCAACAACATCTTTACCCAGGAGGGCGGCACCCATCTGGCCGGCTTCAAGACCAAATTCACGGCGCTGATTAACAGCTATGCCAGGGAAATCGGCATTTTAAAGGATAAGGACACCAACTTTACAGGAGCCGATACAAGGAATGGCATGACGGCCGTCATCGCGGTAAAGCATCCTGACCCCATCTTTGAGGGACAGACCAAGACTAAGCTGGCCAGCGCCGACGCCACCAAGGCCGTGTTCACGGTGACAGGGGACGAGCTGCAGCTTTATTTTGACCGCAACGTGGAGGTGTTAAAGGGAGTCATTGGCTGTGCGGAAAAATCAGCCAAGATTCGCCGGGCTGAGGAAAAAGCCAAGACCAACATGCTGACCAAGTCCAAATTTTCCTTTGACAGCAACGGCAAGCTGGCAAACTGCGAGAGCCGGGATGCCTCCCGGTGTGAGATATTCATTGTAGAGGGAGATTCCGCCGGCGGCTCTGCCAAGACTGCCAGGAACCGCCAGTACCAGGCCATCCTGCCCATCAGGGGAAAAATCCTCAATGTTGAGAAGGCGTCCATGGATAAGGTTCTGGCCAATGCGGAAATCAAGACCATGATCAATACCTTCGGCTGCGGTTTTTCGGAAGGATACGGCAATGACTTTGACATCACCAAGCTGCGCTATGACAAAATCATCCTGATGACCGATGCCGATGTGGACGGCAGCCATATCGACACCCTGCTTCTCACCTTCCTTTACCGCTTTATGCCGGAACTGATTTATGACGGTCATGTGTATATTGCCATGCCGCCCTTGTTTAAGGTGATTCCCAAGCGGGGGGAGGAACAGTATCTGTACGATGAAAAGGAGCTGGAGCGTTACAGGAAAACCCATACCGGCGACTTTACGCTGCAGCGCTACAAAGGTCTGGGTGAAATGGACGCGGAGCAGCTGTGGGAGACCACGCTGGACCCGGAGCGCCGGGTCCTTAAGCGGGTGGAGATAGAGGATGCCAGGATGGCTACGGAGATAACCGAGATGCTCATGGGCACCGAGGTGGGACCCCGCCGCCAGTTCATTTATGAGCATGCGGACGAGGCGGAGATTGACGCATAG
- the asd gene encoding aspartate-semialdehyde dehydrogenase, with protein sequence MEKKLKVGILGATGMVGQRFIALLENHPWFQVVTVAASPRSAGRTYEEAVGDRWKMTTPMPEAVKKLVVMNVNEVEKVAAGVDFVFSAVDMTKDEIKAIEEAYAKTETPVVSNNSAHRWTPDVPMVVPEINPEHFDVIPFQKKRLGTERGFIAVKPNCSIQSYAPVLTAWKEFEPYEVVATTYQAISGAGKTFKDWPEMEGNIIPYIGGEEEKSEQEPLRLWGTIEDGVIVKAQSPVITCQCVRVPVLNGHTAAVFVKFRKKVTKEQLIEKLREFKGVPQELKLPSAPAQFIQYLEEDNRPQVTADVDFERGMGISVGRLREDAVYDYKFIGLSHNTVRGAAGGAVLCAELLTARGYI encoded by the coding sequence ATGGAAAAGAAGCTGAAGGTTGGAATATTAGGCGCAACAGGTATGGTGGGGCAGCGTTTCATCGCCCTTTTGGAGAACCATCCGTGGTTCCAGGTAGTGACAGTGGCAGCCAGCCCCCGCTCTGCCGGCAGGACGTATGAGGAAGCAGTGGGAGACCGCTGGAAGATGACTACCCCCATGCCGGAGGCTGTTAAAAAGCTGGTTGTGATGAATGTAAATGAGGTGGAAAAGGTTGCGGCGGGAGTTGATTTTGTATTCAGCGCCGTGGACATGACAAAGGATGAGATAAAGGCCATCGAGGAGGCATATGCCAAGACGGAGACGCCTGTGGTATCCAACAACAGCGCCCACCGCTGGACGCCGGATGTTCCCATGGTAGTGCCGGAGATCAACCCGGAGCATTTTGACGTAATTCCCTTCCAGAAGAAGAGACTTGGGACAGAGAGGGGATTTATTGCGGTAAAGCCCAACTGCTCCATCCAGAGCTATGCGCCGGTGCTGACAGCATGGAAGGAATTTGAGCCGTACGAGGTGGTGGCCACTACATATCAGGCTATCTCAGGCGCGGGAAAGACATTTAAGGACTGGCCGGAGATGGAAGGCAACATCATTCCCTATATCGGCGGCGAGGAAGAAAAGAGCGAGCAGGAACCCCTTCGCCTGTGGGGAACCATTGAGGACGGTGTTATAGTGAAGGCACAAAGTCCTGTCATCACCTGTCAGTGCGTAAGGGTACCGGTACTGAACGGCCACACGGCTGCCGTGTTTGTGAAGTTCAGGAAAAAGGTGACAAAGGAGCAGCTGATTGAGAAACTCAGGGAGTTTAAGGGAGTTCCCCAGGAGCTTAAGCTTCCCAGCGCCCCGGCGCAGTTCATCCAGTATCTTGAGGAGGATAACCGTCCCCAGGTGACAGCGGATGTGGACTTTGAGAGAGGAATGGGCATTTCCGTGGGCCGTCTGAGGGAGGACGCTGTGTATGATTATAAATTCATCGGTTTGTCCCACAACACGGTAAGAGGCGCGGCAGGCGGAGCCGTACTCTGCGCAGAGCTTTTGACGGCAAGGGGATATATTTAG
- a CDS encoding amino acid ABC transporter ATP-binding protein, whose translation MENKISVHNLKKNFGKLEVLKDISIEIREGEVVCMIGPSGSGKSTFLRCLNRLEKITSGHVVVDGHPISDPNTNINKVRENIGMVFQHFNLFPHLTVKENITLAPTELKLMGKEEAGRKALELLARVGLADKAEAYPGQLSGGQKQRVAIARSLAMNPDIMLFDEPTSALDPEMVGEVLEVMKQLAADGMTMVVVTHEMGFAREVADRVVFMDDGYIVEEGTPDEVFGNPREERTRSFLDKVL comes from the coding sequence ATGGAAAATAAGATTTCAGTCCATAACCTGAAAAAGAATTTCGGAAAGCTGGAAGTCCTCAAGGATATCAGCATCGAGATAAGAGAGGGGGAAGTTGTATGCATGATAGGCCCCTCCGGTTCCGGCAAAAGTACGTTTCTGCGGTGTCTGAACCGCCTGGAGAAGATTACATCCGGCCATGTGGTGGTGGACGGCCATCCCATATCCGACCCTAACACCAACATCAACAAAGTGCGGGAAAACATCGGAATGGTGTTCCAGCATTTTAACCTGTTCCCTCATCTGACGGTGAAGGAGAACATTACACTGGCTCCCACGGAATTAAAACTTATGGGAAAAGAGGAAGCCGGCAGGAAGGCCCTTGAACTGCTGGCCCGGGTGGGGCTGGCGGACAAGGCGGAGGCCTATCCGGGACAGCTCTCCGGCGGACAGAAGCAGAGGGTGGCCATCGCGCGTTCCCTTGCCATGAATCCGGACATTATGCTGTTTGACGAGCCCACATCCGCCCTGGATCCTGAGATGGTAGGCGAGGTGCTGGAGGTCATGAAACAGCTGGCAGCCGACGGCATGACCATGGTGGTGGTTACCCATGAGATGGGATTTGCCAGGGAAGTGGCGGACCGGGTGGTGTTTATGGATGACGGCTACATTGTAGAGGAAGGGACCCCGGATGAAGTGTTTGGAAATCCCAGGGAGGAACGGACCAGGAGCTTTCTGGATAAGGTGCTGTAG